In Kineococcus sp. NBC_00420, a single genomic region encodes these proteins:
- a CDS encoding bacterial proteasome activator family protein, translating into MSDSTSGFPGSTDSTSFPGDPTPPDAPRETTDGPEPRVVVVTPQGMGIAEPLEDGEPGPADMVSQPAKVMRIGSMIKQLLEEVRSAPLDEAGRSRLAQIHERSINELEDGLAPELVEELRRIALPFAEGETPSESELRIAQAQLVGWLEGLFHGIQTALVAQQMAAQAQLQEMRRALPAGAPHPAGPPRGDGMPRIQPPGTGQYL; encoded by the coding sequence ATGTCCGACTCCACCTCCGGATTCCCCGGTTCGACCGACTCCACCTCCTTCCCGGGCGACCCGACCCCGCCCGACGCCCCCCGTGAGACCACCGACGGCCCCGAACCGCGCGTCGTGGTGGTGACCCCGCAGGGCATGGGCATCGCCGAACCGCTCGAGGACGGCGAGCCCGGACCGGCCGACATGGTGTCCCAGCCGGCGAAGGTCATGCGCATCGGCAGCATGATCAAGCAGCTCCTCGAGGAGGTGCGTTCGGCGCCGCTGGACGAGGCCGGTCGCAGCCGCCTGGCCCAGATCCACGAGCGCTCCATCAACGAGCTCGAGGACGGTCTCGCCCCGGAGCTCGTCGAGGAACTGCGCCGGATCGCGTTGCCGTTCGCGGAGGGTGAGACGCCCTCGGAGAGCGAGCTGCGCATCGCCCAGGCCCAGCTCGTCGGCTGGCTGGAGGGTCTCTTCCACGGCATCCAGACCGCGCTCGTCGCCCAGCAGATGGCCGCGCAGGCGCAGCTGCAGGAGATGCGGCGGGCGTTGCCGGCTGGGGCCCCGCACCCCGCCGGTCCCCCTCGTGGTGACGGCATGCCCCGCATCCAGCCGCCCGGGACGGGGCAGTACCTCTGA
- a CDS encoding phosphatase PAP2 family protein yields the protein MVTSAPSQQHSPSRTPGARRTWSFVALAGAWGQVVALGVLYYVCVRTATGQLHENRLHSDALATRGDAAGWLGRAFHLAERLQPQHLVFGFVAIGVLALVRGRPGRAVQGLAVAAGTLGLTELLKLVLLERPHLAESYAASSNSLPSGHTSAVLGLALGLLVAAPRWLRFPVAVVGAAAAGAMGAFVIADGWHRVSDVLASALVGSIVLCLVQVLPSRDHRRRGRLVALSLVVPVACAAALVVVYAGDASLRTSYVVAGAVVALTVLSAARSLPREVHRRG from the coding sequence GTGGTCACCTCCGCGCCTTCGCAGCAGCACAGCCCGTCCCGCACGCCCGGGGCGCGACGGACGTGGTCGTTCGTCGCGCTCGCCGGGGCGTGGGGTCAGGTCGTGGCCCTCGGGGTCCTCTACTACGTCTGCGTGCGGACGGCGACGGGTCAGCTGCACGAGAACCGCCTGCACTCCGACGCCCTCGCGACCCGGGGCGACGCGGCCGGCTGGCTCGGTCGGGCGTTCCACCTCGCGGAACGCCTGCAGCCGCAGCACCTGGTGTTCGGGTTCGTCGCCATCGGTGTCCTGGCGCTGGTCCGGGGACGTCCCGGGCGCGCCGTGCAGGGCCTGGCCGTCGCGGCGGGGACGCTGGGTCTGACCGAGCTGCTGAAGCTGGTGCTGCTGGAACGTCCGCACCTCGCGGAGAGCTACGCGGCGTCCTCGAACAGCCTGCCGAGCGGTCACACGTCGGCGGTGCTCGGGCTGGCGCTGGGGTTGCTGGTCGCGGCCCCGCGCTGGCTGCGGTTCCCCGTCGCGGTGGTGGGGGCGGCGGCCGCGGGGGCGATGGGGGCCTTCGTCATCGCCGACGGGTGGCACCGGGTCAGCGACGTGCTCGCCTCGGCGCTGGTCGGTTCGATCGTGCTCTGCCTCGTGCAGGTCCTGCCCAGCCGCGACCACCGTCGGCGTGGTCGCCTGGTGGCCCTGTCGCTGGTCGTCCCGGTGGCCTGCGCCGCAGCTCTCGTCGTGGTCTACGCCGGTGACGCCTCGTTGCGCACGTCCTACGTCGTGGCCGGGGCGGTCGTGGCGCTGACGGTGCTGAGCGCGGCCCGCAGCCTCCCGCGAGAGGTGCACCGCCGGGGCTGA
- a CDS encoding aldo/keto reductase yields the protein MTRIGTSDLDVKPLSLGGNVFGWTADEAESHRVLDAFVEGGGDFVDTADVYSAWSAGGAGISETIIGSWFAKSGKRDQVVLATKVGKKPDREGLAADTIRHAVDESLQRLQTDRIDLYWAHADDPDTALEETLGAFDELVRAGKVRAIGASNYTGPRLEAALETSRREGFASYVALQNLYSLVERVEYEGDAGKVVADNGLASIPYSALASGFLTGKYRPGRLAESQRQAGAAKYLDEPRGEKVLAALDAAAAAHGVEVASVALAWLRQQPTVLAPIASARTLEQLPALMAALDLVLDAEELSALDRASR from the coding sequence ATGACGCGCATCGGAACCTCTGACCTCGACGTGAAACCGCTCAGCCTCGGTGGGAACGTCTTCGGGTGGACCGCCGACGAGGCGGAGTCGCACCGGGTGCTCGACGCCTTCGTCGAGGGCGGCGGCGACTTCGTCGACACCGCCGACGTCTACTCGGCCTGGTCGGCGGGCGGGGCCGGGATCTCCGAGACGATCATCGGCAGCTGGTTCGCGAAGTCCGGCAAGCGCGACCAGGTCGTGCTGGCCACCAAGGTCGGCAAGAAGCCCGACCGCGAGGGCCTCGCCGCGGACACGATCCGCCACGCCGTCGACGAGTCGCTGCAGCGGCTGCAGACCGACCGGATCGACCTGTACTGGGCGCACGCCGACGACCCGGACACCGCGCTGGAGGAGACCCTCGGCGCGTTCGACGAACTCGTCCGGGCGGGCAAGGTCCGCGCGATCGGGGCCTCGAACTACACCGGCCCGCGCCTGGAGGCGGCGTTGGAGACGTCGCGCCGGGAGGGTTTCGCGAGCTACGTCGCGCTGCAGAACCTGTACTCCCTCGTGGAGCGCGTGGAGTACGAGGGCGACGCGGGCAAGGTCGTGGCGGACAACGGGCTCGCCTCGATCCCCTACTCCGCGCTGGCGTCGGGCTTCCTCACCGGCAAGTACCGCCCCGGCCGGCTGGCCGAGTCCCAGCGCCAGGCGGGGGCGGCGAAGTACCTCGACGAGCCCAGGGGCGAGAAGGTCCTCGCGGCGCTGGACGCGGCGGCCGCCGCCCACGGTGTCGAGGTCGCAAGCGTCGCGCTGGCCTGGTTGCGTCAGCAGCCGACGGTGCTCGCGCCGATCGCGAGCGCCCGCACGCTCGAGCAGCTGCCGGCGTTGATGGCCGCCCTCGACCTCGTCCTGGACGCCGAGGAACTCTCGGCGCTGGACCGCGCGTCCCGCTGA
- a CDS encoding oxidoreductase gives MSTWFITGCSTGLGRSLAQAVLERGHNVVVTARDVSRVADIADAKPDNALALALDVTSPDQVAAAVRAAEERFGAIDVLVNNAGYGYRAAVEEGDDDDVQRLFATHVFGAASMLKAVLPGMRARRSGTVLNVSSIGAHVAPPGSGYYAAAKAALEALSRSLRQELAPLGISVTIVAPGGFRTDFAGRSLTQSAEAIGDYAETAGKRRKENDTAHGTQPGDPAKAAAAMIAIAEAENAPASIFLGTDAVSAIDGVLKARAAEVDVWRDLSTSTDF, from the coding sequence ATGTCCACGTGGTTCATCACCGGTTGCTCCACCGGCCTGGGGCGTTCGCTCGCCCAGGCCGTCCTCGAACGCGGTCACAACGTCGTCGTCACCGCTCGTGACGTGTCGCGGGTCGCCGACATCGCCGACGCGAAGCCCGACAACGCGCTGGCCCTCGCCCTCGACGTCACCTCCCCCGACCAGGTCGCCGCGGCCGTGCGCGCGGCCGAGGAACGCTTCGGCGCGATCGACGTCCTCGTCAACAACGCGGGCTACGGCTACCGCGCGGCCGTCGAGGAGGGTGACGACGACGACGTGCAGCGCCTCTTCGCGACGCACGTCTTCGGGGCGGCGTCGATGCTCAAGGCCGTCCTGCCGGGGATGCGGGCCCGGCGCAGCGGGACGGTGCTGAACGTCTCCTCGATCGGTGCGCACGTCGCGCCGCCCGGGTCGGGGTACTACGCGGCGGCGAAGGCGGCGCTGGAGGCGTTGTCGCGGTCGTTGCGCCAGGAGCTCGCCCCGCTGGGGATCTCGGTGACGATCGTCGCGCCGGGCGGGTTCCGCACCGACTTCGCGGGGCGTTCGCTGACGCAGTCGGCCGAGGCGATCGGCGACTACGCCGAGACGGCCGGCAAGCGCCGCAAGGAGAACGACACCGCGCACGGGACGCAGCCGGGCGACCCGGCGAAGGCGGCGGCGGCGATGATCGCGATCGCCGAGGCGGAGAACGCCCCGGCCTCGATCTTCCTGGGGACGGACGCCGTCTCCGCGATCGACGGCGTGCTCAAGGCGCGGGCGGCCGAGGTGGACGTCTGGCGCGACCTCAGCACCAGCACCGACTTCTGA
- a CDS encoding VWA domain-containing protein: MPTLTEGGNAPLTATSVRAHVTGPVDVTALVVSADGKVAGDADMVFFNQPTAPGVRLDGTALALDLTALRPGADKVVVVASPAAEGATFAGTTVSLRVEGSGEAVEFTPARLGSETVVVLAEFYQRGGAWKVRAVGQGYDNGLAGLAGDFGVDVDDPGTPAPEPVVPKVSFTKGEDALPVEMRKNLNLRKEKVALVLTKHRMTGLRCRVIVVLDVSGSTSSLYRKGVFSRAVERVAPVAAQVDDGAEMQAWAMGGRAKQLEDITIATLPQWIERYTSKRYTEAEGWNNEKAAIEDVARYVAKNRLDIPTLVLFFHDGGVTDNRGTEKAIRAVDREPVFWQFIGIGRSNYGILEKLDTLEGRAHDNTGFFALDDLDAVDDAELYDRILQEFPAWMRAYYPAGAPALQGLS, translated from the coding sequence GTGCCCACGCTCACCGAAGGCGGCAACGCTCCGCTGACCGCGACCTCCGTCCGCGCGCACGTCACCGGCCCGGTCGACGTCACCGCCCTCGTCGTCAGCGCCGACGGCAAGGTCGCCGGCGACGCCGACATGGTCTTCTTCAACCAGCCCACCGCCCCCGGCGTCCGCCTCGACGGGACGGCGCTCGCGCTCGACCTCACCGCGTTGCGCCCCGGGGCGGACAAGGTCGTCGTGGTCGCCAGTCCCGCCGCCGAGGGCGCCACCTTCGCCGGGACGACGGTGAGCCTGCGCGTCGAGGGGTCCGGGGAAGCGGTGGAGTTCACGCCCGCGCGGCTGGGGTCGGAGACCGTCGTCGTCCTCGCGGAGTTCTACCAGCGCGGCGGTGCCTGGAAGGTCCGCGCGGTGGGCCAGGGCTACGACAACGGTCTCGCCGGGTTGGCGGGCGACTTCGGGGTGGACGTCGACGACCCCGGGACACCCGCGCCGGAACCGGTGGTCCCGAAGGTCTCCTTCACCAAGGGCGAGGACGCGCTCCCGGTCGAGATGCGCAAGAACCTCAACCTGCGCAAGGAGAAGGTCGCCCTCGTCCTGACCAAGCACCGGATGACGGGGTTGCGGTGCCGGGTGATCGTCGTGCTCGACGTCTCCGGCAGCACCAGTTCGCTGTACCGCAAGGGCGTGTTCTCGCGGGCGGTCGAACGGGTCGCCCCCGTCGCGGCGCAGGTCGACGACGGCGCCGAGATGCAGGCCTGGGCGATGGGGGGCCGGGCGAAGCAGCTCGAGGACATCACCATCGCGACCCTGCCGCAGTGGATCGAGCGGTACACCAGCAAGCGCTACACCGAGGCCGAGGGGTGGAACAACGAGAAGGCCGCGATCGAGGACGTCGCCCGCTACGTCGCGAAGAACCGCCTCGACATCCCGACCCTCGTCCTGTTCTTCCACGACGGGGGCGTGACCGACAACCGCGGCACCGAGAAGGCGATCCGCGCCGTCGACCGCGAACCCGTGTTCTGGCAGTTCATCGGCATCGGACGCAGCAACTACGGGATCCTCGAGAAGCTGGACACCCTCGAGGGCCGGGCGCACGACAACACGGGGTTCTTCGCCCTCGACGACCTCGACGCCGTCGACGACGCGGAACTCTACGACCGGATCCTGCAGGAGTTCCCGGCCTGGATGCGGGCCTACTACCCCGCGGGAGCGCCTGCGCTGCAGGGACTCAGCTGA
- a CDS encoding carbohydrate kinase family protein, whose translation MTELDLVFGGRVFCDLVMSGVEAPLPGAEVFADGFTVTAGGTATRAVASARLGFGTALVGAVGTDVFGGAVRAQLGAEPGLRLDWLAELPDAHTAVTVALTNAAERSFITYEERATWLPESLPRALPRVAACHVGIAEGIPAWVRDLRAQGTFVVGGVGWDDTGRWDPATLDRLADVDAFVPNEDEARLYTRTGNADEALEALAARTGVVVVTRGARGAVALDAGTGERCEVLAPPVAAIDPTGAGDCFVAAFCGARTAGWDLRTAVAFAVLAGSVSVQRLGGATSAPTAAELAGLVRAGLDRDDLPSGAWTRVLDHLDRVVVS comes from the coding sequence GTGACCGAGCTCGACCTCGTCTTCGGTGGCCGGGTGTTCTGCGACCTGGTGATGTCCGGGGTGGAGGCGCCCCTGCCCGGCGCGGAGGTGTTCGCCGACGGTTTCACCGTGACCGCCGGCGGAACGGCCACCCGTGCCGTCGCCAGCGCCCGCCTCGGGTTCGGGACCGCCCTCGTGGGCGCCGTCGGGACGGACGTCTTCGGCGGCGCGGTGCGGGCCCAGCTCGGCGCCGAACCCGGGCTCCGCCTCGACTGGCTCGCGGAACTCCCCGACGCCCACACCGCCGTCACGGTCGCGCTCACGAACGCCGCGGAACGCAGTTTCATCACCTACGAGGAACGCGCCACCTGGCTGCCGGAGTCGCTGCCCCGGGCGTTGCCGCGGGTGGCGGCCTGCCACGTCGGGATCGCCGAGGGCATCCCGGCCTGGGTCCGCGACCTGCGCGCACAGGGCACGTTCGTCGTCGGTGGCGTGGGCTGGGACGACACCGGCCGGTGGGACCCCGCGACCCTCGACCGCCTCGCCGACGTCGACGCGTTCGTCCCCAACGAGGACGAGGCGCGGCTCTACACCCGGACGGGGAACGCCGACGAGGCCCTGGAGGCCCTGGCCGCCAGGACCGGGGTCGTCGTGGTGACCCGCGGGGCCCGCGGGGCCGTCGCGCTCGACGCGGGCACCGGGGAACGGTGCGAGGTCCTCGCCCCACCCGTCGCCGCGATCGACCCCACCGGCGCCGGCGACTGCTTCGTCGCCGCCTTCTGCGGAGCGCGCACGGCGGGCTGGGACCTGCGCACCGCCGTCGCCTTCGCCGTCCTCGCCGGGTCGGTCTCGGTGCAGCGGCTCGGCGGGGCGACCAGCGCCCCGACCGCCGCGGAACTCGCGGGGCTCGTGCGCGCCGGCCTCGACCGCGACGACCTGCCGAGCGGTGCGTGGACCAGGGTCCTCGACCACCTCGACCGTGTGGTGGTCAGCTGA
- a CDS encoding 6-phospho-beta-glucosidase, translating into MKLAILGGGGFRTPFVWQALLRDRGFPRITTVTLQDTSEARLAGMRAVLEQLSEGFPDPPRLQTTTDLDRAVEGSDFVFAAVRVGGLEGRCADERVALDLGVLGQETTGPGGLAYALRTVPFMLDVAERVKRLAPDAYFLNFTNPAGIITEALQGVLGDKALGICDTPSGLGRRVALLLGHDPDHARLDYVGLNHLGWLRRVEVGGRDVLPDLLGDDGLLAQLEEQHVFGAPWLKAFGAVPNEYLYYWYRNAEAVARIRESAMTRGEFLLKTQGEFFDALPHAGSGAAKLWRDTVLDRSASYMAEAKGGEQGAPENPEPPETDPSQQGYAGVALAVMAAISRDEPSTAILNVRNGSTIAGLPADAVVEVPVAVDGSGVRPFATPAPDLHQLGLMQQVKAVERHVIAAAVHGDRSEALLAFATHPLVRSTDVAEKLLAGYVERIPEVAAVFDRS; encoded by the coding sequence GTGAAGCTGGCGATCCTGGGCGGGGGCGGCTTCCGGACCCCGTTCGTCTGGCAGGCGCTGCTGCGCGACCGGGGGTTCCCGCGCATCACGACCGTGACGCTGCAGGACACCAGCGAGGCGCGCCTCGCCGGCATGCGCGCCGTGCTGGAGCAGCTGTCCGAGGGCTTCCCCGATCCGCCGCGCCTGCAGACCACGACCGACCTCGACCGTGCCGTCGAGGGCAGCGACTTCGTCTTCGCGGCCGTCCGCGTCGGGGGGCTCGAAGGGCGCTGCGCCGACGAGCGGGTCGCCCTCGACCTCGGGGTGCTCGGCCAGGAGACGACGGGTCCGGGCGGGCTCGCCTACGCCCTGCGCACCGTCCCGTTCATGCTCGACGTCGCGGAGCGGGTCAAGCGACTCGCCCCGGACGCCTACTTCCTCAACTTCACCAACCCCGCCGGCATCATCACCGAGGCCCTCCAGGGCGTCCTCGGGGACAAGGCGCTCGGGATCTGCGACACCCCGTCCGGCCTCGGACGCCGGGTCGCCCTGCTCCTCGGCCACGACCCCGACCACGCCCGCCTCGACTACGTCGGCCTGAACCACCTCGGCTGGCTGCGCCGGGTCGAGGTCGGTGGCCGCGACGTGCTGCCGGACCTGCTCGGGGACGACGGACTGCTCGCCCAGCTCGAGGAGCAGCACGTCTTCGGCGCCCCGTGGCTCAAGGCGTTCGGCGCGGTCCCCAACGAGTACCTCTACTACTGGTACCGCAACGCCGAGGCCGTCGCGCGCATCCGCGAGTCCGCCATGACCCGGGGGGAGTTCCTGCTCAAGACCCAGGGCGAGTTCTTCGACGCCCTCCCGCACGCGGGTTCCGGCGCCGCGAAGCTGTGGCGCGACACCGTCCTCGACCGCAGCGCGAGCTACATGGCCGAGGCCAAGGGCGGTGAGCAGGGCGCTCCCGAGAACCCCGAGCCGCCGGAGACCGACCCGTCCCAGCAGGGGTACGCCGGGGTGGCGCTGGCCGTCATGGCCGCCATCAGCCGCGACGAACCCTCGACCGCGATCCTCAACGTGCGCAACGGCTCGACCATCGCCGGACTGCCGGCCGACGCGGTCGTCGAGGTCCCCGTGGCCGTCGACGGCAGCGGGGTCCGCCCGTTCGCGACGCCGGCCCCGGACCTGCACCAGCTCGGGTTGATGCAGCAGGTGAAGGCCGTCGAACGCCACGTCATCGCCGCCGCCGTCCACGGTGACCGCTCCGAGGCGTTGCTGGCCTTCGCGACCCACCCGCTGGTCCGTTCCACCGACGTCGCCGAGAAGCTGCTCGCCGGCTACGTCGAGCGGATCCCCGAGGTCGCCGCCGTGTTCGACCGTTCCTGA